Genomic DNA from Halalkalicoccus tibetensis:
GCAAATCAGCATAATGGAACGGTTGTTGCTGTCAATATTGCGAATGTTCCAGATCAGACTTCACTGGCGGCTGCCCGCGAGCGTGGTGCTCATACCGCCGCCCATAATCTTCTTGATCAAGCGCAGAAAGACGCTGAAACGTTCGGTATTGACATAGAGACACACGTTGTTCTTTCACATCGCACCTTTGAGGAGATTTTCGATGCTGCACGTACATACGGTGCTGATATGTGTGTGATGGGATGGGGAGAAGACTCACACGGTTCTCCTGGTCGTGCCGAATCGGCGATTGACGAGCTCGCCCACACGCTGCCCTGTGACTTTCTAGTGTTCCGTGATCGGGGCTTCGAAACCTCACGTATCCTTGTTCCAACGGCTGGTGGTCCTGATTCCGACCTCTCAGCTGCGATAGCACGTACCTTGCAGATCGAATTCGACGCCGCTGTGACACTGTTACACGTTACCGACGACGAGGAGGCTGGTCGTATGTTCCTCCAAGAGTGGGCAGCCAAACACGAGTTATTGGATACCGAGTTGCGCATCGAAACCGGCGACGTCGAAACATCTATCGAACGGGCTGCCACGGATGCAACACTACTCATTATTGGAGCGACAGAGAAAGGACTACTGTCTCGGTTGGTTCGCGGTTCACTAGTGTTGCAAGTGCTTGATGATGTTGACTGCTCCGTACTGCTTGCTGAGAAAAAACACCAGCGCAGTCTATTCGGTCGATTCTTTGGGACAGACACGCAGGTGGATGCACCGTCTAAAACGGGCGTTACGACGGAGCCTAGTACGCCTGATACTGACGACATCGAGAATATGGGCGATGAAAACGCTTCCGACTCGACTACCAGTACGGTTTAACGATGTCCTCGCCAAACAAGGAGTATGAATGCGGACCTCTTTCGGACAGTAATGGTACCGATTGCGGACCCAGACGACGCTCGGGAGACGGCACGAGCAATCCGTACATACCTCAGCCCAAACTCTGAGATTATCGTTACTCATGTCGTGCCAAAGGGAGAGGGAGTGCCAGACAAGGCATCAGTCGCTCAACGAAAGGATTTCGCGCAGGATGCTTACGAAAATTTTCTCAATGTACTCGCAGCAGACAAGAGCCGCATTACACCGTTGACATTATACGGCCGGGACGTTACAGACACGATTATTGAAGGGGCTCTGGAAACAGATACCACTACTATTGCTTTCACGCCACGGGGCGCGAGCAGATGGACGAAGTTGATTACGGGCAATATTTCTGAATCGCTGATTCGGAACTCTAGTGTTCCAGTACTCGTTCTGCCGCCGCAAGAAGAGTATGAGCCGCTCGAGTAAGCGCGCTTGGCACTTGGCTCACTCTCTTGCTCTTGTCACGTGGGCAATCGGGATAACTGACGCTTCATTGCATACCACACAGATCTCGGGCTTAGTTTTGTATGGTACTCCACAGCGTTGGCATGCGTATCTCCAGGAATGTTTGTCTGTGTTCTGTACGTCGTAAGTCATCTACACCCTACCATTATAGACTAAGTTAGTGTTATATTAACATCTTCCCCTTGTTACCTCGAGATATGTGACTGGAATATAGAATGATCTAAATCATCAGAACCACACACAAACATACACAACACTAAAGTAATCCAAATATATATGCTGGTTGAGAAATATACACTGATGTAATGCT
This window encodes:
- a CDS encoding universal stress protein, translating into MVPIADPDDARETARAIRTYLSPNSEIIVTHVVPKGEGVPDKASVAQRKDFAQDAYENFLNVLAADKSRITPLTLYGRDVTDTIIEGALETDTTTIAFTPRGASRWTKLITGNISESLIRNSSVPVLVLPPQEEYEPLE